The Chloroflexus aggregans DSM 9485 genome segment GACCAGGCCATCACCCGTTCGGGAGAGCAAGGATGAAATACGGTGATTTGATCCAGTTTGAACCAATTGAGAGTGTGATTCAGCTCCGCGATGCCGATCACGCCGCGGCAGCACAGCGGCTCGTCCAAAGTTATGTCATCTCAGAGGAGATGGCCGAGCGACTGATAGGGGTGGTGTTGCCCAACCTTCAGTTCGACCAACCACTCGACAACAAAGGTCTGCTGGTCGTCGGGAACTACGGCACCGGCAAATCACACCTGATGTCAGTCATCTCAAGCATTGCCGAGCATGCAGACCTCTGTTCGGCGTTGACCAACGCGGCGGTACAGCACGCGGCAGCACGGATCGCCGGACGGTTCAAGGTGGTTCGCACCGAGATCGGGGCCACCACCATGGCACTGCGCGACATCCTCGTCGGCGAGCTAGAGGAGCACCTGGCTGCCATGGGCGTCGCGTACACCTTCCCGGCTGCCGATCAGGTCGCGAACAACAAGCGGGCCTTCGAGGCGATGATGGCCGCATTCCACCAGAAGTACCCAGACCATGGCCTGCTCTTGGTCGTTGATGAACTGCTCGACTACCTGCGCAGCCGCAAAGATCAAGAACTCATTCTCGACCTCAACTTTCTCCGCGAGGTAGGTGAAGTCTGTAAAGACCTCCGCTTCCGCTTCATCGCGGGTGTTCAGGAAGCGATCTTCGACAGCCCCCGGTTCGCCTTTGTCGCCGACAGTCTTCGCCGGGTGAAGGATCGCTTTGAACAGGTCCTCATCGCCCGCAAGGATGTCAAGTTCGTGGTTGCCGAACGTCTGCTGAAAAAGACCGGCGCGCAGCAGGCCACGATCCGTGCGTACCTCACCCGGTTTGCCGGGTTCTACAGCTCGATGAATGAACGGATAGACGAGTTCGTCCGCCTGTTTCCGGTCCATCCCGACTACATTGACACCTTCGAGCGGGTGACCGTCGTCGAGAAGCGCGAAGTGCTCAAGACACTATCGCTGGCAATGAAGGAACTGCTCGATGCAGAGATACCTACGGATCGGCCCGGTCTCATTGCCTACGACAGCTACTGGAACAACCTGCGCCAGAACCCTTCGTTCCGTGCCATCCCGGACATCAAAGCGGTGATCGATTGCAGTCAGGTGTTGGAATCGCGGATCGAGCAGGCCTTCACCCGGCCGGCGTACAAACCCATGGCACTGCGCATCATCCACGCGCTGTCGGTTCACCGCCTGACGACCGGAGACATCTACGCACCCATCGGTGCAACCGCCAAAGAGCTACGCGATACGCTCTGTCTCTACCAACCCGGCGTCGAGGAGTTAGGGGGCGACCCGGCCGACGATCTGCTGACGCAGGTAGAAACGGTCATGCGCGAGATTCACAAAACGGTAAGCGGTCAGTTCATCTCTACCAACCCGGACAACGGGCAGTTCTACCTTGATCTGAAGAAGACCGCCGACTTCGATGCGCTCATCGAGCGGCGGTCCGAGAGCCTCGATAACGCGCTGCTTGACCGGTACTACTACGAAGCCCTGAAACGGGTGATGGAGTGTACCGATCAGACCTACATCACCGGGTATCGAATCTGGCAGCACGAACTCGAATGGCCGGAGCGCAAAGCGGCCAGACAGGGATACCTCTTCTTCGGCGCACCCAACGAGCGCTCGACCGCGGTACCACCTCGCGATTTTTACCTCTACTTTCTTCAACCGTTCGAGCCGCCGCCGTTTAAGGATGAAAAGAAGGCCGACGAGGTCTTCTTCCGGCTCAAGCACCGAGATACCGGATTCGATCAGAAGCTGCGTTGCTATGCTGCTGCGTTGGATCTCGCGTCCACCGCGAGCGGTCATGCGAAGACGACCTACACCGCCAAGGCTGACGGATTCCTGCGGGAGCTTGTGGGCTGGCTCCAACAGCGCATCACCGATGCCGTTGAGGTAACCTATCGGGGACGTAGCCGGTTACCGGCTGAATGGCTCAAGGAGAAAACCATTCGCGAGCAATTCGGGAGCACGTCCTCCGCGCAGAAAAACGTCCGTGATCTGGTGAACAACCTTGCCGGCGCCATCCTAGCTCCCCACTTTCACGACCAAGCGCCTGAGTATCCGTCCTTTTCGATCCTCATCACGAACCAGAACCGCGCACAGGCAGCGCAAGACGCCCTCCGCGCCATTGCCGGGCAGACTCGCACCAAACAGGCAACCGCTGTCCTCGACGCGCTCGAACTGCTCGATGGCGAGCGGATCGACCCAACCCGCTCGCGGTATGCCAGGCACATCCTGAGCATCCTCAAGAAGAAGGGGCACGGCCAGGTCGTCAACCGGTCGGAGGTGATCGAAGACATCTACGGTATCGAGTACTTCGCGGCGGAGAAAGGCTACCGTCTCGAACCGGAATGGCTGGTCGTGGTCCTGGCCGGGCTGGTCTATTCCGGTGACATCATCCTCTCCATTACCGGCAAGAAGTTCGACGCTACCGGCTTATCGCAACTAGCCGCGACGAACATCGACGATTTGGTCCGCTTCAAGCACATCGAAGCGCCGAAGGACTGGAACCTGCCCGCGCTGAAAGCACTCTTCGAGCTGCTCGGACTCACGCCGGGCTTGGCGCAGCTCGTTACCCAAGGGAAAGAAGAGCCGGTGCAAGAGCTTCAGGCAGCCATCAAACAAACGGTAGAGCATCTGGTCATGGCCCAACAGACCCTCCACAGCGGTCTGCCGTTTTGGGGGAAGGAGCTGCTCACAGCGGTTGAAGCAGCGCGACTGCGCGACGAGATGGACAAAACAAAAACCTTCCTTGAGAGTCTGCACGTCTATGCTTCACCCGGTAAGCTCAAGAACGTTCGGTACAGCGCCGAGGAGGTGAAGCGTCATGAACGCGGCCTCCAGGCCCTCGCAGAGTTCCAGTCCTTGCAAGAGATAGTGAATGAACTCGGCCCGTTGGCCTCCTATCTTGCCACCGCCGCGGCAGTCCTGCCCACCGACCACCCGTGGGTGCAGAGCATGCGCCATGCGCAATCCGAGGTGCGCGAGTGGCTGGAAACCGGCCGGATGGAACACCAGGAACTGCGCACCCACATCCGCCAGAAACTGACGGAGTTGCAACAGGCATACATCCGCGACTATCTCACGATGCACACCCACGCCCGACTGGGCGCAAACGACGACAAGCGCAAGCAGGCACTGCTTGGCGACCAACGGCTCAAAACGCTCGCGAGTCTGGCTACCATTGACCTGATGCCGCGCCGGCAACTGACCGATATACAGCACCGTTTAGCCAACTTGAAGAGCTGCTTTGCCCTGACCGAGCACGACCTCGTCACTCAGCCGATCTGCCCACACTGCGACTTCCGACCGAACGCCGAGATGATGAACGTGCCGGCAGCGACGCTGCTCGACCAATTGGACGCCGCACTCGACACCCTCCTCAAGGACTGGACGAACACGCTGCTGGACAACTTGGAGGACCCGACCACGCGCAGCAACCTCGACCTGCTCAAACCGGAGGCGAGGAGCCTCGTGGACACCTTCCTTAGGAAACAAACCCTTCCCGACGATCTCAGCCACGATTTCATCCACGCGCTGCAAGAGATCCTCTCTGGGCTGACCAAGGTTGTGGTGAAGACGGAAGAACTGCGCGCAGCGCTGCTCAGAGGCGGCTCACCGGCAACCCCCACCGAGCTGAAAAAACGCTTTGAGGAATACCTCGCCGAACGCACCAAAGGATACGAAGCCGGGAAGGTGCGGATCGTGGTGGAGTAGGTGCGGGGCACGGCGTACCACCAATTCCCTGTGACCATCCGGCCCTGTCACCCCGCGCGAAGCGAGGGGTCGTGCATAACCCGCTCAGATTCCTTGCTGCGCGCGGAATGACACGAAGGTGGTATCTTCAATCGTAAATCGGTTTAACACCGGATACAAAGCACGCACGCACGGGAACAGATAACACAAAGACGCAGAGTTCGCCGAGGCGCGAAGGATGCATTAATTCAAGAATTTGGGAATAGTATCAATGAATGACAAGTATCTCAAAATCTTGATTCAACCGCTCCAAACCTGCTTGCAGTATCAACCCAAATTTGGCCTGGGTGAAAAAAACGGATTAACGTTGCCCGAGTTTCGCCAACTCTACGGTTCTGATCCATTCTATGCTTGGTTTGGACTCGACCATCCACTCCTATATGCAGCCCATAGAGCTGCTGGCGGTATTACGAGCATCTATCGGCAAATTGGCATCGGAGTCGAAAGACTCTTTCGTGAGATTCTTAAAGACACATTATCACTCTCTGATACTGACGTACAATGGTCTTATGCGATAGATGTTCTGGGTGGAAAACAACGAATTCTTTCGCTCGATGCCCGCATTCCACTAGAGAGCATCAAAGATGAGACTGTTAAGTCTCGTATTACCAACTGGATGTTTGCCGTCGCAGATGACCTTAGTATAGAGCAATCGATACGTCCTATGTTAAAAGGCATAGTCTTCGAGGTTCGACAGGGATACAAAAGCAAAGACTCCAAGCGCCAAAATGCCGATATCACCAATGCTGCTACTGCATACACCAAGGGTTATCTTCCTTGCCTCGTTGTACTATCGTCACAAATCGACGAAGATATTCGACTACGATACCAAAACGAAAAGTGGAGCTTGCTAACAGGTCATTTTAATAACAATCCTCGGCAATCTATCTATGCGTTTATGAAAGACGTTATCGGTTATGATTTAGCCGATTTTTTTAAACAAAACAGTGAAATTATTCGTCAAGAAGTAGTAAAAGTATTAGAACACCTCCTAACCGCTGAACATGGAGACACCCGTGCGTGACAATACCATTCAACAACGGCCAGAGTTCACATTTCGAGAAAACCACAAAAACGGTCGCCATGGATGGGTGCGTTTAACACCTGCCTACTCTGTGACACTCGTGACCGATATTCTTAACCGAGAACGAGGAGCATTCCGCATTCTCGATCCATTCGCAGGGACCGGAACCACCGTACTTTGTGCAGCAGAACAGGGAATGTACGGTGTTGGTATCGACATCAACCCCTTCCTCGTCTGGCTGGGAAATGCCAAGCTTCGTCGATACACTCTTGCAGAGATTGCCGAATTCGAGCACACGGTTTGCCGTATCATATCGGCACTCAGATCGGAGGGACCAAGCGTACCCCCACCACCAATCCACAACGTTGCGCGCTGGTGGTCTCCTCCAGCACTTGACTTTCTCTGTCGACTGAAGTATGAAATTGACACTAGGATCAATAAAGCGCAAGCAATAAGCGACCTATGGTACATCACATTCTGTCGAGTTCTTATCATGATCGCTCGTGTCGCATTTAATCATCAATCAATGTCGTTCCAAGATGAGTCGTTCCGGCAAGGGTATCTTTTTGTAGGAGAAGATCAGTACATCACTATTTTGTCAGAAGTAGCGCATCTTGTGAGCCGATCCGCGATGAGCAATCCAAGCGGAACGGGAACGATCATGTTAGGTGATTCACGCATGTTGGTATGTCTCGCCGACGAAGAACGTTTCGATCTCGTCATTACTTCTCCACCATACGTTAATCGGATGTCGTATATCCGTGAACTACGCCCATATATGTATTGGCTTGGCTATATCACAGCGGCGAGAGAAGCAGGAGAACTCGATTGGCAGACGATTGGCGGAACGTGGGGGGTCGCGACGAGTCGGCTTGCCGAATGGCGATTAGCGAGCGACACCTTTCTGCCAAGAGACCTGCACGACACCATCAAACGGATACGTTCCGCAGAACACAAGCACAGCTTCTTAATGGCTCAGTACGTTGCAAAATACTTCGAGGATATGTGGATGCACGTAAAGGCGGTGAAGCGTTGGGTTCAACCCGGCGGGCATCTGTACTACATCATCGGTAATGCTAAGTTCTACGACGTAGTTGTTCCGGTCGAACGAGTATTGGCCGATATGATGCTTGAGTCAGGGTACGAACAGGTCTCCATCGAAACCGTGCGAAAGCGTAACTCGAAGAAGGAGCTTTTTGAATACATTGTATCAGCCCGTAAACCAAAAGAAGATGATCGGTAACAACCTCATGCCTTGGCCATCATTAGGGTAGGGTTCCGTACCGGCAATAGGAACACCACCTCCCTGTGACCATCCGGCCCTGTCACCCCGCGCGAAGCGAGGGGTCGTGCATAACCCGCTCAGATTCCTTGCTGCGCGCGGAATGACACGAAGGCGGCATCTGCAATCGTCATTGGTATCACGGCAACCGATGGATCATTCAGCATTAACCCACAACCACAACGAGCCAATGTTTGCCGAAGGCGACTGGGTGCTCGTTCACCCGCAAAACGCCGTCGGTAAAATCATTGAACAACGTTGCTTATGGGGCAATACCTTCTTCCGCGTCTGGCTTCCATCAACCGACTCGATCATCCGCGTGAACGCGGCCAACTTGTTACCGGTTCAGTCCATAGTCCTCAGCCCTCATCATCTTATCTACCTCACCGCCGCGACACGGATCGCCGATGCGCTGAGCCAAGATGTCTTGCTTGCACCCGTTGAATCGTCTGTCATCCCGTTGCCGCACCAACTGCGCGCACTTTCGCGGGCCATTTCCACCGACCGCGTGCGCTATCTGCTGGCCGATGAGGTGGGTCTCGGCAAGACTATCGAGGCCGGTCTGATTATGAAAGAACTCAAGCTCCGCGGCTTGGTGAGGCGAACGCTAATTATCGCCCCGAAGGGTCTCGTGACCCAATGGGTGGCCGAGATGGCGATGCACTTCAATGAACAGTTCCATGCGATCCTGTCTGAGGATTACAAGAGCTTAAAACGAATCGCGGCAATCGCCAAGACAGAGGCTCGCGGAATGCGGACAACATCCTTGGAACCATCTTCCCTCATCTCGCCTCCCTCGTCCATCTTCACCGCCAATGCAAACCCGTTTACCGCATTTGATCAGGTCGTCGTTTCCATGGACTCCGTCAAGCCGCCATCAAATGCCGACAGCGCGGCCTGGGAACGTTTCGAGGACCTGATCTCCGCCGGCTGGGACTTGGTGATCGTAGACGAGGCCCATCGCTTAGGAGGAAGCACCGATCAGGTGGCCCGCTACAGGCTTGGTCAAGGATTGGCCGAGGCTGCACCCTACCTCCTTCTGCTCTCTGCCACGCCTCATCAAGGCAAGACCGAGGCCTTCTACCGACTGATCGCCTTGCTCGATAGTCAAGCCTTCCCCGATGTGAATAGCGTGACGAAGGAGCGGGTACAGCCCTACGTCATCCGCACCGAGAAGCGCCGTGCCATTGATGCAGAGGGCAAGCCGCTGTTTAAGCCTCGGCGCACAGAATTAGCGCCGGTCTCTTGGGAGGAACGTCATCGGGATCAACGGCTGCTCTACGAGGCAGTCACCGAATATGTACGCGAAGGCTATAACCAGGCCATCCGCGAGAAACGCAACTACATCGGTTTTCTGATGATCCTGATGCAGCGCCTGGTGGTCTCTAGCACACGCGCGATTAAGACAACGCTCGAGCGCCGTCTTGAAGTGCTCAGTGCCGAGAACTCAAGGTTGAGTCAGCGGGAGTTGTTCGATGCAGCGCTTAACGCTGACGACTTTTACGATCTAGACGGTGAAGAACAGCTCCAACTGCTGTTGAGGACACGTATTCAGGGGATACGTGACGAACAGACCGAGGTAACGCTGCTGTTAGAATTGGCAAGACGATGTGAAGCCCAAGGCCCAGATGCCAAAGCCGAAGCACTCCTAGACTGGATTTACCGTCTCCAAGCCGAGGAAGGCGACCCAAACCTTAAGGTGCTGGTGTTCACCGAGTTCGTGCCTACCCAAGAGATGCTGTACGAATTTCTCACCCAACGCGGCTTCACGGTGGTATGCCTCAACGGCGCTATGGACATGGCAGCGCGGAAGCAAGTTCAAGACGCCTTTGCCAACAATGCGCGCATCCTCATTTCGACAGACGCCGGCGGTGAGGGGCTTAACCTCCAGTTCTGCCACGTGGTGATCAACTACGACATCCCTTGGAACCCAATGCGCCTCGAACAACGGATCGGCCGCGTTGACCGCATCGGTCAGACCCATACGGTCCGCGCCGTCAATTTTGTGTTCCAGGACTCGGTCGAACACCGTATCCGCGAGGTCCTTGAGCAAAAGCTGGCAGTCATCTTGGAAGAGTTCGGTATCGACAAGACCGGTGACGTGCTCGACTCCGCCCAAGCGGGTCAAATCTTCGATGATTTGTATGTGGAGGCCATCCTCAATCCTGCCGAGGTGGAGCAGAAAGTTGACGAAGTCCTGAACAGTATCCGCGCCCAAGCACAGGAGTTCCGGCAGAGTACCGCCTTGCTGGGCGCGACCGAAGACTTAGACCCGCACGAGGCCGAACGACTGCTCGCCCACCCGCTCCAGCATTGGGTCGAAGCGATGACTACCGCATACCTACGAAGTGTAAGGGACGAGGGGCGGAGTGCGAACGGCAAAAAACCGGGCGCGGAACCGATTGGCAAAGAGGGGTCTCATACGATCTGGCATCTCATTTGGCCGGATGGCCACGAAGAGACTGTTTGCTTTACCCATACCACCCTCCGCACGCCACATTTGGGGCTTGAAGACCCCCGCGTGCTCGGTCTGGCGATGCGTCTCCCTTCCTTTGTGCCGGGACAACCGATTCCGGTCATCACGCTTCCCAACCTTGCCGCAGAGATCGTAGGGTTCTGGTCACTCTGGCGGATCGCAATCTCGACCACCGATTGGAACCGTCGCCGGATCATGCCCTTGTTTCTCACCGACAACGGTCGGGTATTCGCCCCGACTGCCCGACGAATCTGGGATCACCTGGTGGTGGCGAACCCTACCATTCTGCGGCATCTCGACAGCGAGACCTCGTATCACATCTTCGAACGTCTCTGGGAGGCGGCGGAACAACAGGGGAACGCGATCTACCATGAACTGGTGCAGGCTCAGCGGGAGCATCTCGCGCGCGAGCGTGAGAAGGGCGAGTACGCTTTTGCTGCACGA includes the following:
- a CDS encoding DUF6079 family protein; the protein is MKYGDLIQFEPIESVIQLRDADHAAAAQRLVQSYVISEEMAERLIGVVLPNLQFDQPLDNKGLLVVGNYGTGKSHLMSVISSIAEHADLCSALTNAAVQHAAARIAGRFKVVRTEIGATTMALRDILVGELEEHLAAMGVAYTFPAADQVANNKRAFEAMMAAFHQKYPDHGLLLVVDELLDYLRSRKDQELILDLNFLREVGEVCKDLRFRFIAGVQEAIFDSPRFAFVADSLRRVKDRFEQVLIARKDVKFVVAERLLKKTGAQQATIRAYLTRFAGFYSSMNERIDEFVRLFPVHPDYIDTFERVTVVEKREVLKTLSLAMKELLDAEIPTDRPGLIAYDSYWNNLRQNPSFRAIPDIKAVIDCSQVLESRIEQAFTRPAYKPMALRIIHALSVHRLTTGDIYAPIGATAKELRDTLCLYQPGVEELGGDPADDLLTQVETVMREIHKTVSGQFISTNPDNGQFYLDLKKTADFDALIERRSESLDNALLDRYYYEALKRVMECTDQTYITGYRIWQHELEWPERKAARQGYLFFGAPNERSTAVPPRDFYLYFLQPFEPPPFKDEKKADEVFFRLKHRDTGFDQKLRCYAAALDLASTASGHAKTTYTAKADGFLRELVGWLQQRITDAVEVTYRGRSRLPAEWLKEKTIREQFGSTSSAQKNVRDLVNNLAGAILAPHFHDQAPEYPSFSILITNQNRAQAAQDALRAIAGQTRTKQATAVLDALELLDGERIDPTRSRYARHILSILKKKGHGQVVNRSEVIEDIYGIEYFAAEKGYRLEPEWLVVVLAGLVYSGDIILSITGKKFDATGLSQLAATNIDDLVRFKHIEAPKDWNLPALKALFELLGLTPGLAQLVTQGKEEPVQELQAAIKQTVEHLVMAQQTLHSGLPFWGKELLTAVEAARLRDEMDKTKTFLESLHVYASPGKLKNVRYSAEEVKRHERGLQALAEFQSLQEIVNELGPLASYLATAAAVLPTDHPWVQSMRHAQSEVREWLETGRMEHQELRTHIRQKLTELQQAYIRDYLTMHTHARLGANDDKRKQALLGDQRLKTLASLATIDLMPRRQLTDIQHRLANLKSCFALTEHDLVTQPICPHCDFRPNAEMMNVPAATLLDQLDAALDTLLKDWTNTLLDNLEDPTTRSNLDLLKPEARSLVDTFLRKQTLPDDLSHDFIHALQEILSGLTKVVVKTEELRAALLRGGSPATPTELKKRFEEYLAERTKGYEAGKVRIVVE
- a CDS encoding class I SAM-dependent methyltransferase; protein product: MRDNTIQQRPEFTFRENHKNGRHGWVRLTPAYSVTLVTDILNRERGAFRILDPFAGTGTTVLCAAEQGMYGVGIDINPFLVWLGNAKLRRYTLAEIAEFEHTVCRIISALRSEGPSVPPPPIHNVARWWSPPALDFLCRLKYEIDTRINKAQAISDLWYITFCRVLIMIARVAFNHQSMSFQDESFRQGYLFVGEDQYITILSEVAHLVSRSAMSNPSGTGTIMLGDSRMLVCLADEERFDLVITSPPYVNRMSYIRELRPYMYWLGYITAAREAGELDWQTIGGTWGVATSRLAEWRLASDTFLPRDLHDTIKRIRSAEHKHSFLMAQYVAKYFEDMWMHVKAVKRWVQPGGHLYYIIGNAKFYDVVVPVERVLADMMLESGYEQVSIETVRKRNSKKELFEYIVSARKPKEDDR
- a CDS encoding DEAD/DEAH box helicase codes for the protein MFAEGDWVLVHPQNAVGKIIEQRCLWGNTFFRVWLPSTDSIIRVNAANLLPVQSIVLSPHHLIYLTAATRIADALSQDVLLAPVESSVIPLPHQLRALSRAISTDRVRYLLADEVGLGKTIEAGLIMKELKLRGLVRRTLIIAPKGLVTQWVAEMAMHFNEQFHAILSEDYKSLKRIAAIAKTEARGMRTTSLEPSSLISPPSSIFTANANPFTAFDQVVVSMDSVKPPSNADSAAWERFEDLISAGWDLVIVDEAHRLGGSTDQVARYRLGQGLAEAAPYLLLLSATPHQGKTEAFYRLIALLDSQAFPDVNSVTKERVQPYVIRTEKRRAIDAEGKPLFKPRRTELAPVSWEERHRDQRLLYEAVTEYVREGYNQAIREKRNYIGFLMILMQRLVVSSTRAIKTTLERRLEVLSAENSRLSQRELFDAALNADDFYDLDGEEQLQLLLRTRIQGIRDEQTEVTLLLELARRCEAQGPDAKAEALLDWIYRLQAEEGDPNLKVLVFTEFVPTQEMLYEFLTQRGFTVVCLNGAMDMAARKQVQDAFANNARILISTDAGGEGLNLQFCHVVINYDIPWNPMRLEQRIGRVDRIGQTHTVRAVNFVFQDSVEHRIREVLEQKLAVILEEFGIDKTGDVLDSAQAGQIFDDLYVEAILNPAEVEQKVDEVLNSIRAQAQEFRQSTALLGATEDLDPHEAERLLAHPLQHWVEAMTTAYLRSVRDEGRSANGKKPGAEPIGKEGSHTIWHLIWPDGHEETVCFTHTTLRTPHLGLEDPRVLGLAMRLPSFVPGQPIPVITLPNLAAEIVGFWSLWRIAISTTDWNRRRIMPLFLTDNGRVFAPTARRIWDHLVVANPTILRHLDSETSYHIFERLWEAAEQQGNAIYHELVQAQREHLAREREKGEYAFAARRRVIERLGLPEVRSYRLRRLQQEEEQFREQLERSSQILPEMVPVLIVRVEPDQDGG